The following nucleotide sequence is from Paenibacillus andongensis.
GCAAAAATTTCGGTAAGACCATCAACAAGCTGATGCTGAGCCCCATAAACGGCGAATGTCACATCCACATGTTGAGCATTTGCAGCATTCGCCGATACGCTTTGAACTTCAGCGCTCACCGCTGGGATCGTAGGCTTGCCCCAGTCATCGTATAATTTCCTATTATCATGATTGTAAATAACGTAACATCTGCATATATCATTCTGAATATTATCAGGAGCCCAGCTTACTGTGCCATTCGTTACAAAACCGCTTACAATCGTTTTATTCGTAGCATTGTTCACCAAGTAATCGTCATGCGTCAGGTTGGGAGCCGTCCCTTGATAAACAGCTTTAGTTACGGTACTGTCTGCATATCTGACATAAACGGAATCTTGAACGGTCATATAGCCTTTTTCGATTCGGAAAGTAATGCTTGTGGAGTTGGAGACACAGCCCGCTAAAGCAGCTGCGCCAATAATCAACATTAGCAAAATAAGACAACCTTTTATTTTTGTCGTAAACAACTTCTGTCACCTCTATAAGTTAATTATTCAAAGTTTAAAAGCGATGGCTTGAAACATAAACTTAATAAGAAAGCAGCTTTACTCCCAATGCAGCAGCAATTCCTTTAGCACCCTCATCCATAACTTGATCATGATTCCATATGAAAGCAGGTCTCAAGATCGGGGCTAGCCTGTTCATCCATTTCTTATTTGCATTTACCTGCCAAACATATTGCACATGCGTAATGTTACCTTCTTGTGTTAATTTCCAAACGCCTCTGCCTTCCAATTCCCCGGTAGCTTTGATTTCTAAATACTTCGGCTCTTCTTTTCTTACTATTTCCGTCACGAAAGCTAGCTGATAGGAAAGCTTCGTGCGGAAAACATAGTTGTACTTATCGCCAATCCCATCTTGCCTAGAGCCTTGATATATACTCTCAGAACTTACGCCACGCCACCAATCGCTATACTTAAATCCGGCGATGAGTCCCCAAACTTGATGGATATCAGACTCAAATTTCCAATTTGTTTCAAAATTATACTTATACGAAGACATACAGTTCCTCCCCAAGAACAGTTCATTTGGCAAAACGATAAACGTAATATTTAAGTTACGATTGTATCAACCCAAGTTTAAAAACGGTTAAAAAAACAAAAAAAAGCGACATTCCTCGTAAGGAATAATCGCTCTGCTTTAAACTAAAATTTACGCATCCAAACAAAATTTATACCCAAAGCCCCTAACCGTATGAATATACTTGGGCGCTGCCGAATCAGATTCAATCTTCTTGCGCAGATTGCTAATATGCACCATTACCGTCCGTTCGTCGCTAAAGCTGTCCCAGCCCCACACCTGCTTGTGCAGCTGCTCCGCACTAAACACTTGGTTCTGATTTTGCAATAGAAAAAGCAACAGCTGCCGTTCTTTGGCGAACAAATCGATAAGCTCCCCCTTCACCAGGACCTCCAAGCTCTGCAAATTTGCCTGCAATTCGCCGCACGTGATAAGCCTATCTTCCTTGCCTCGTTTTTGATCGGCTGCCGCCCGCCGCAGGTTCGCCTTAACCCGTGAGACAAGCACCATCGGATCGAACGGTTTGGTCATATAATCGTCACCGCCGGTATCGAGTCCAGCAATAATATCTTCCGCCTCCCGCTTGCAGCTTAGAAAAACAATCGGTATATCCGAGTGTTGGCGAATCCTCCTGCACAGCTCTACGCCATCCGTATCAGGAAGCACAATATCGAGCACGATCAGATCAGGTTTTTCCTGTTTGAGCAGCGCAATTGTCTGGCTCCCGTCTTTCGCCATAACTACCTGAAATCCGTGATTTCGCAAGTAGAGGCCGATCAGTCCCCGAATTTCTTCTTCATCATCGACGATCAATATTTTCGCTGCCTTTGTCATGCGCCTAGCTCCCCCTCCATATCGTTCATAACTGGAAGTGTAAAGGTAAACGCGCTTCCGCTGCCTGCCTTGCTTTCCACCTCAATCGTTCCGCCATGATGGGCAATAATCTCTTTGCAAATCGCCAGCCCGAGACCCGATCCAGTCGAACTGTTCTTGCTCGATTCCTTCCCTCTATAGAAGCGATCAAAAACAAACGGCAAATCTTCCTCGTCAATTCCTCTTCCGGAATCCTGAACAGTGATCCTTACACCCAAGTCACCCTTCTCCTGGGAACCTGACTGCTCGACGATTAGATAAATGAAACCACTTGGGGGAGTGAATTTTCGCGCGTTGAACAACAAGTTTGTAACGACTTGCTCTATTCGCACCACATCAATCCACACAGGGGCTCCTCGATGGGCAGCAGAAGCAGAACGATCAATAAATTCAAAGATGAATCCTTCTTGTTTAATAGACAGCTCGTATTTATTGTAGAGCGAGCGAATATACGCTGCCGGGGCAACCGCTTGACAGTCAAAACGGATTTTGCCTGTTTCTAACTTCGAAAGCTCGAACAAGTCGCCGATAATGCGATCCAAGATCAGCGTCTTTTCATAGGTCAACCGCAAATACCGATCGTGATTATCTTCGTCTATTCGATCCAAAACCGCCTTCACATAC
It contains:
- a CDS encoding response regulator transcription factor, which gives rise to MTKAAKILIVDDEEEIRGLIGLYLRNHGFQVVMAKDGSQTIALLKQEKPDLIVLDIVLPDTDGVELCRRIRQHSDIPIVFLSCKREAEDIIAGLDTGGDDYMTKPFDPMVLVSRVKANLRRAAADQKRGKEDRLITCGELQANLQSLEVLVKGELIDLFAKERQLLLFLLQNQNQVFSAEQLHKQVWGWDSFSDERTVMVHISNLRKKIESDSAAPKYIHTVRGFGYKFCLDA